A genomic segment from Leptolyngbya boryana PCC 6306 encodes:
- a CDS encoding NACHT domain-containing protein has translation MTFDFQSYFASIRTTYAKWWEYYTLTDATGKQRQSREASPFFDFGLMVQTVKREERDRQTEEKVERFSVLDGLRKYADQQVLLVGRPGSGKSTALARLMLEEATNQQARIPVLVELRYWQGSIEQLIHDSLIRHEMPAEQVETALKNALILFDGVNELPSEEARSQLSAFRRNHPKLPMIFTTRDLSIGGDLGIEKKLEMQPLSEVQMREFVRAYVPEQAEQMLWQLKARLRELGQTPLLLWMLCSLFQRTGTIPENLGLVFRGFTQGYEQYLKEDVRIESDKAWWKPVLQQLAWVMMQGEKPTEFRVAISREAAVRAIAQFLEEKVPYAEDFTRKCLRDLQKHHLIQAGTNQEELEFRHQLIQEYYAAEALLEQLPRLNDETLKKEYLNYLKWTEPTAMALSLAEDEVQVLRLIELAVSIDLVFGAKLIKHTKPELQNINIALLNSKTPSQTLRIRLLGFTKSDHAIPFLREQLSTNNPFTDFRVIQALGEIGSKTAKSILFEEAFRNADSDMFTFKDFSYSQLIKILGDISDETDIPHLVNLVKNLGSKSLLPGLLSIGETIDAIAKIGGDKAICALQELLNDKTILNNRVSIASSITFGLQKIGTPQAIYILVEALANSNEEVQSSALEALSRTDFEIKSSMLLEALNSRDTTVRHAAAIALGSSSFDITLPYLLDALSSQDLTISWRAAKLMSDLGKPEQLKYLSNLLQTDFRDNGLFNPLDSILEIQERCKFYNYEVYQAYLEPQKIDRQIPQNSDLTHTIINNYPNVTEVKQTIMSNSSKYNFSNAQKVQIFEQVNTYIENTHPTDPEIKKAIADLTLLLTQLQTQHPQVKTESQALTILDAEFTKIQHSTTHPLVTLRQQLLNPERHLQAIKATLAEIAKHYLEESVWSKAAITYLDKMSETPDQGA, from the coding sequence ATGACTTTTGATTTCCAGTCTTATTTCGCATCAATTCGCACGACTTACGCCAAGTGGTGGGAGTACTATACCCTAACGGATGCGACCGGAAAACAACGACAGTCGCGAGAAGCGTCACCGTTTTTCGACTTTGGTTTGATGGTGCAGACGGTGAAACGGGAGGAGCGCGATCGACAGACAGAAGAGAAGGTCGAGCGATTCTCCGTGCTGGATGGGCTTCGGAAGTATGCGGATCAGCAGGTTTTATTAGTCGGGCGACCGGGATCGGGGAAGTCTACAGCTTTGGCGCGACTCATGCTAGAAGAGGCGACGAATCAGCAAGCAAGGATTCCTGTCTTAGTAGAATTGCGCTACTGGCAAGGGTCGATCGAGCAGTTGATCCATGATTCATTGATTCGGCATGAGATGCCTGCTGAACAGGTTGAGACAGCACTGAAGAATGCGCTGATTCTGTTTGATGGGGTGAATGAGTTGCCGTCTGAAGAAGCTCGATCGCAGCTTTCCGCTTTTCGACGCAATCATCCGAAACTCCCGATGATCTTCACCACGCGAGATTTGAGCATCGGGGGCGATCTGGGAATTGAGAAGAAGCTAGAAATGCAGCCGCTTTCTGAAGTTCAGATGCGGGAGTTTGTTCGGGCTTATGTGCCAGAGCAAGCTGAACAGATGTTGTGGCAGTTAAAAGCTCGATTGCGTGAGTTGGGACAAACGCCTTTGTTGCTGTGGATGCTGTGTAGCTTGTTTCAGCGAACTGGGACGATTCCTGAGAATTTGGGGTTGGTGTTTCGGGGGTTTACGCAGGGGTATGAGCAGTATCTGAAAGAGGATGTGCGAATTGAGAGCGATAAGGCTTGGTGGAAGCCTGTGCTTCAGCAGTTAGCTTGGGTGATGATGCAGGGGGAGAAGCCGACGGAGTTTCGGGTGGCGATTTCCAGGGAGGCGGCGGTTAGGGCGATCGCCCAATTTCTGGAGGAGAAAGTACCCTATGCTGAAGACTTTACGCGAAAGTGTTTGCGAGATTTGCAAAAGCATCATCTGATCCAAGCAGGAACGAATCAGGAAGAACTAGAATTTCGCCATCAACTGATTCAGGAATATTACGCAGCGGAGGCATTGTTAGAGCAGTTGCCAAGGCTAAACGATGAGACGCTGAAGAAAGAGTATCTCAACTATCTAAAGTGGACAGAACCTACAGCAATGGCATTATCCTTAGCAGAGGATGAAGTACAAGTCTTAAGACTGATTGAACTAGCGGTATCAATTGATTTAGTGTTTGGAGCAAAACTCATTAAGCATACCAAACCAGAACTACAAAACATCAATATTGCCTTACTTAACAGCAAAACACCTTCTCAAACGCTGAGAATCAGACTTCTAGGTTTTACAAAATCTGACCATGCAATTCCATTTTTACGAGAGCAACTATCGACTAACAATCCCTTCACAGATTTTAGAGTAATTCAAGCACTTGGAGAAATAGGTAGCAAAACTGCAAAATCTATATTGTTTGAGGAAGCTTTCAGGAATGCAGATTCGGATATGTTTACATTCAAAGATTTTTCTTACTCTCAATTAATAAAGATTCTGGGAGATATAAGTGATGAAACTGATATTCCCCATTTAGTCAATTTAGTAAAGAACTTGGGTAGCAAGAGCTTACTTCCTGGTCTTCTTTCTATAGGCGAGACAATTGATGCAATTGCAAAAATAGGAGGAGACAAAGCTATTTGTGCATTGCAGGAATTGTTAAACGACAAAACAATACTGAACAATAGAGTCAGTATTGCATCCTCAATCACTTTCGGATTACAAAAGATCGGTACTCCACAAGCAATTTATATTTTAGTTGAAGCTTTAGCAAATTCTAATGAAGAAGTTCAATCAAGTGCTTTAGAAGCACTCTCCAGGACTGATTTTGAAATCAAATCTTCTATGCTTCTGGAGGCTTTAAACAGTAGAGATACTACAGTTCGTCATGCCGCTGCCATTGCTTTGGGAAGCTCTAGCTTCGACATTACACTTCCATATCTTCTTGATGCCCTATCAAGTCAAGATTTGACGATCAGTTGGAGAGCTGCGAAACTTATGAGCGATTTGGGGAAGCCAGAACAACTGAAATACTTATCAAATCTCTTACAAACTGATTTTCGAGACAATGGTCTATTTAACCCTCTAGATTCCATTCTGGAGATTCAGGAACGATGTAAATTCTACAACTATGAAGTTTATCAAGCCTATTTGGAACCACAGAAAATCGATCGACAAATTCCACAAAACAGCGATCTCACACACACAATCATCAATAACTATCCCAACGTTACCGAGGTTAAACAAACTATCATGAGCAACTCATCTAAATACAACTTCTCCAACGCTCAGAAAGTTCAAATCTTTGAGCAAGTGAACACCTACATCGAAAACACCCATCCCACAGATCCCGAAATCAAAAAAGCGATCGCTGACCTCACACTTCTCCTCACTCAACTCCAAACGCAACATCCCCAAGTCAAGACCGAATCTCAAGCCCTCACCATTCTCGATGCAGAATTTACCAAGATTCAACACTCCACAACTCATCCCCTCGTCACCCTCCGCCAACAACTGCTCAATCCAGAGCGTCATCTCCAAGCCATCAAAGCCACCCTCGCAGAAATCGCCAAACACTACCTCGAAGAAAGCGTCTGGTCAAAAGCAGCAATTACCTATCTCGATAAAATGAGTGAAACCCCTGACCAAGGAGCCTAA
- the trhO gene encoding oxygen-dependent tRNA uridine(34) hydroxylase TrhO: MLVAAFYKFVSLPDYVELRAPLLALCQEQEIRGTILLAQEGINGTIAGSRPAIAQVLDYLRSDSRFADLNVKESETESRMFDRLKVKLKKEIVTLGIPEVDPTQQVGTYVKPQEWNAVISDPETIVIDVRNRFEVSVGSFEGAIDPETASFRQFPDYVRSQLDPTQHQKVAMFCTGGIRCEKASAYLLSQGFKQVYHLEGGILKYLEEVPLEESLWRGECFVFDQRVAVTQGVKDGSYDMCYACGHPISPDEKASPLYQEGISCPYCSETCSESSE; encoded by the coding sequence ATGTTGGTTGCTGCTTTTTACAAGTTCGTTTCTCTCCCAGATTATGTGGAGTTGCGCGCTCCTTTACTGGCTCTGTGTCAAGAGCAAGAAATTCGTGGCACGATTCTGCTGGCGCAGGAAGGAATTAATGGCACGATCGCGGGATCAAGACCTGCGATCGCTCAAGTTCTCGACTATCTCCGCAGCGATTCAAGATTTGCTGACCTGAACGTGAAAGAATCTGAAACCGAATCGCGGATGTTCGATCGCTTGAAGGTCAAACTCAAAAAAGAAATCGTCACCTTAGGCATTCCTGAAGTCGATCCGACTCAGCAAGTTGGAACCTATGTGAAACCGCAAGAGTGGAATGCGGTGATTTCTGATCCTGAGACGATCGTGATTGACGTGCGCAATCGATTTGAGGTCAGTGTCGGCAGTTTTGAAGGGGCGATCGATCCTGAAACTGCTTCGTTTCGACAGTTTCCAGACTATGTGCGATCGCAGCTTGACCCAACTCAGCATCAGAAAGTTGCAATGTTCTGCACAGGCGGAATTCGCTGCGAAAAAGCTTCGGCGTATCTGCTGTCTCAAGGATTTAAGCAGGTCTATCACTTGGAAGGCGGGATTCTCAAGTATTTGGAAGAAGTGCCTTTAGAGGAGAGCTTGTGGCGGGGCGAATGTTTTGTGTTTGACCAACGGGTGGCAGTGACGCAAGGAGTCAAAGATGGCTCGTATGATATGTGCTATGCCTGCGGACATCCAATCTCTCCCGATGAAAAAGCCTCTCCTCTGTATCAAGAAGGAATTTCTTGCCCATATTGCTCAGAGACTTGTTCGGAGTCATCAGAGTGA
- a CDS encoding UPF0175 family protein, with translation MQITIDIPDSLHLSEAELRSELAIALFQQDRVSLGSASKIAGMHIMDFQKLIGDRGICIHYDVEEFQQDVQHLQERGWL, from the coding sequence ATGCAAATCACGATCGACATCCCCGACTCTCTCCATCTCAGCGAAGCGGAACTCCGCAGCGAACTCGCAATTGCGCTTTTCCAGCAAGATCGCGTCAGCCTCGGCAGCGCCAGCAAAATCGCAGGAATGCACATCATGGACTTCCAAAAGCTAATCGGCGATCGCGGCATCTGCATCCATTACGATGTTGAAGAATTCCAACAAGACGTGCAACATCTTCAAGAACGCGGCTGGCTATGA
- a CDS encoding pyridoxal phosphate-dependent aminotransferase, which translates to MKLAGRVSQVTPSLTLAIDAKAKAMKRDGIDVCSFSAGEPDFDTPDHIKQAAVDALKQGKTRYGPAAGEPLLREAIAHKLQTENQLSYAPENIIVTNGGKHSLYNLMMAMIDPGDEVIIPAPYWVSYPEMVKLAGGVPVIVKTTAETGYKITPEQLRQAITDKTQLFILNSPSNPTGMVYTPDEIRAIAQVIVEKNIYVVSDEIYERLLYDGAEHLSIGAVSPEAFERTIISHGFAKAYSMTGWRVGYLAGNLDLIKAVTKIQGHSTSNVCTFAQYGAIAAYEGSQDCVEKMRQAFAERRQVMFDGVTAIPKLTCVKPDGAFYLFINISQLGMTSLEFCDGLLTEQKVAGIPGIAFDADDHIRFSYATDMNTIERGLDRLAAFVKSKI; encoded by the coding sequence ATGAAACTGGCAGGAAGAGTAAGTCAGGTGACTCCATCGCTCACCCTCGCGATCGACGCAAAAGCCAAGGCGATGAAGCGTGACGGTATTGATGTCTGTAGCTTTAGCGCAGGCGAACCCGATTTCGATACACCAGACCATATCAAGCAAGCGGCGGTTGATGCGTTGAAACAAGGTAAAACTCGATACGGCCCTGCTGCTGGAGAACCGCTCTTAAGAGAAGCGATCGCGCACAAACTGCAAACCGAGAATCAACTCTCCTATGCTCCCGAAAATATCATCGTGACGAATGGCGGTAAACATTCGCTCTACAACTTGATGATGGCAATGATTGATCCGGGCGATGAAGTGATTATTCCCGCTCCCTATTGGGTGAGTTATCCCGAAATGGTCAAACTCGCGGGGGGTGTGCCTGTGATCGTCAAAACGACGGCTGAAACAGGCTACAAAATTACGCCAGAGCAGTTGCGCCAAGCGATCACAGATAAGACGCAGCTTTTCATTCTCAACTCGCCCTCAAATCCTACGGGCATGGTTTACACCCCAGATGAGATTCGCGCGATCGCTCAAGTGATCGTTGAGAAAAATATCTACGTGGTTTCAGACGAAATCTATGAGCGCTTGCTCTATGACGGTGCAGAGCATTTGAGCATTGGGGCTGTCAGTCCAGAAGCGTTTGAGCGCACAATTATCAGTCATGGATTTGCCAAAGCTTATTCGATGACGGGCTGGCGAGTCGGCTATCTCGCGGGGAATCTGGATTTAATCAAAGCGGTGACGAAGATTCAAGGGCATAGCACCTCGAATGTCTGTACGTTTGCTCAATATGGCGCGATCGCGGCGTATGAAGGTTCACAAGATTGTGTCGAGAAGATGCGCCAAGCTTTTGCCGAGCGGCGACAAGTGATGTTTGACGGGGTAACTGCGATTCCCAAATTAACTTGTGTAAAACCGGATGGAGCTTTCTATCTGTTTATCAACATTAGTCAGCTCGGCATGACTTCGCTTGAGTTTTGTGATGGTTTGCTGACAGAACAGAAAGTTGCTGGAATTCCTGGAATTGCATTTGACGCAGACGATCATATTCGCTTCTCTTACGCGACGGATATGAATACGATCGAGCGCGGACTCGATCGCTTAGCTGCGTTTGTCAAATCTAAGATCTAA
- a CDS encoding DEAD/DEAH box helicase, whose translation MSDDHAQILNRYRKLDKIKRQIVQVFSVMYEPIYRAACLKCLQHAGIREGGKVLSDAMLKTRLDRLINDEILVQVSNGFQCNPAIVEIATRDAIADNKFETLVAAIEAVNPIQVLSGSAKYFKNEQQFLREFRIGIYRNDLTYASKQFEHYSRYSFNRTKITIDEAIFQVCNHPFDAKWVRSLPPPLYETVLLGILNHSVQQFVPANEAFTLLQEDCQQNKTKFSWQPLLLVEQLLLRGQLAEAQSILERLPAEPSAALSGWLKTLSGDFETAIAQYTIGLAAFRKAIGKRKAYFSGLLGIFFILALLKAGSTAQLSEAKTYAGIGKQAKNWLSPTYETLEKIIQLQQGDIGQKDWILDLAPYRHQHGIETIVNALVVYWTDTSTARSRLSSGLSAFYAQAQASGYYWVALEVAMLLSRFKPKSEFVEIAEQLQRSTEIVPLVDLVKSLEPWELCLNALTNLNQAPVVSEPSETKQRLAWFITMYASSWTIQPKEQSLNAKGEWGKGRNVALKRLVRSSEDFPYLTEQDQKICAGLKAYSSGGYYGQVDYRFDEKAILGLIGHPYVFWDDAPGTRIEVVRGEPELIVKKGKHDRLTLELSPALKDNQSILLIKESPTRLKIIELTAEHRRIGEILGSRNKLEVPEQAKDRVLNAIHAISGLVTVHSDIGGGVSAEEVPADPTPNFHLLPARSGLRVAVLVRPFATGGSYYRPGMGGETVIAEVEGQRLQTTRDLKLERKLANDAMLDCDILMEHEQEDGEWLIEDPEDCLELLLELQELGDRIIISHPEGEKFRIRREVGIGNFQMKIQRQRDWFEASGELRIDEDSVLEMQRLLELLGQSNSRFIRLEDGQFLALTKEFRKRLDEFRAIAEQQGKKTRFHPLAAVAIEDWIDEIGELEADRYWQKHIQKLKEVESLDPVLPSTLQAELRDYQIEGFRWMAKLAHWGVGACLADGMGLGKTLQSIALILTRAANGATLVIAPTSVCLNWISEVERFAPTLNVVQFGSGDRQKVLDRLQPFDILICSYGLLQQDDVAQKLAQIEWQTIVLDEAQSIKNFATKRSQAAMNLRGGFKLITTGTPIENHLGELWNLFRFINPGLLGSLEQFNERFATPIERFEDKQARTRLRKLIQPFILRRTKTQVLQELPSRTEIVLHVELSPDERLFYEALRKSAMQRLAESDATAGQKHLQVLAEIMKLRRSCCNTRLVTPDSPLPSAKLQLFSEVLEELLDNKHKVLVFSQFVDHLKILQELLKEKAIAYQYLDGSTSTPERKKRINAFQAGEGDVFLISLKAGGTGLNLTAADYVIHMDPWWNPAVEDQASDRAHRIGQQRPVTIYRLVAKDTIEDKIVDLHQHKRELADSLLEGTEVSGKISTDELLHLIQEG comes from the coding sequence ATGAGTGATGATCACGCTCAGATTCTCAATCGCTATCGCAAATTAGACAAAATCAAGCGCCAAATCGTACAGGTGTTCTCGGTTATGTATGAACCGATATACCGTGCAGCTTGTTTGAAATGTCTCCAGCATGCGGGGATCAGAGAGGGTGGGAAAGTCTTGAGCGATGCGATGCTGAAGACGAGACTCGATCGCTTAATTAATGATGAAATTTTAGTGCAAGTTTCAAACGGGTTTCAGTGCAATCCAGCGATCGTTGAAATTGCAACTCGGGACGCGATCGCAGACAACAAGTTTGAAACCCTGGTCGCCGCGATTGAGGCAGTGAATCCCATTCAAGTGCTCTCAGGCAGCGCTAAATATTTCAAGAATGAGCAACAGTTCTTGCGCGAATTTCGCATCGGCATCTATCGAAACGATCTCACCTACGCCAGTAAACAGTTTGAGCACTATTCTCGCTACAGCTTTAATCGAACAAAAATCACGATCGATGAAGCGATCTTTCAAGTCTGTAATCATCCATTCGATGCCAAATGGGTGCGCTCATTGCCACCACCCTTATATGAAACAGTCCTCCTCGGAATTTTGAATCATTCGGTGCAGCAATTCGTCCCCGCGAATGAGGCGTTTACGCTGCTTCAGGAAGATTGTCAGCAAAACAAGACTAAATTTAGTTGGCAACCGCTGCTTTTAGTCGAGCAACTGTTATTGAGAGGACAACTGGCTGAAGCACAATCTATTTTAGAACGCTTACCCGCAGAGCCAAGTGCCGCATTATCAGGATGGCTAAAAACGTTAAGTGGGGATTTCGAGACTGCGATCGCACAATATACGATCGGGCTTGCTGCCTTTCGCAAAGCTATCGGCAAACGCAAAGCCTATTTCAGCGGGCTACTTGGCATCTTTTTCATCTTGGCATTGCTAAAAGCGGGATCGACCGCTCAATTGAGTGAAGCTAAAACCTATGCAGGGATTGGAAAACAGGCAAAGAATTGGCTGAGTCCAACCTATGAAACGCTAGAGAAAATCATTCAGCTTCAGCAAGGAGACATTGGTCAGAAAGATTGGATTCTCGATTTAGCTCCTTATCGACATCAGCATGGCATCGAAACAATTGTGAATGCACTCGTCGTGTACTGGACAGACACATCGACTGCGAGATCCAGACTTTCAAGTGGACTCAGCGCTTTCTATGCTCAAGCTCAAGCCTCAGGCTATTACTGGGTCGCGCTAGAAGTTGCTATGTTACTCTCGCGATTCAAACCCAAGAGCGAATTTGTTGAAATTGCAGAACAACTTCAGCGATCGACCGAAATTGTTCCTTTAGTTGATTTAGTCAAGTCACTCGAACCTTGGGAGCTTTGCCTAAATGCATTGACAAACCTCAATCAAGCTCCCGTTGTTTCTGAACCTTCCGAAACAAAACAGCGCTTAGCTTGGTTTATCACAATGTATGCTAGCTCTTGGACAATTCAACCCAAAGAGCAATCTTTGAATGCAAAAGGCGAATGGGGAAAAGGTCGAAATGTTGCCTTGAAGCGTTTAGTGCGATCAAGTGAGGATTTTCCTTACTTAACCGAGCAAGATCAGAAAATTTGTGCTGGACTCAAAGCTTATTCATCAGGCGGATATTATGGACAGGTCGATTATCGATTTGACGAGAAAGCAATTCTAGGTTTAATCGGTCATCCCTATGTCTTTTGGGACGATGCACCAGGCACAAGGATTGAGGTAGTCCGAGGTGAGCCAGAATTGATTGTGAAAAAGGGAAAGCACGATCGCTTAACCTTAGAACTATCTCCAGCTCTCAAAGACAATCAAAGCATTTTATTAATCAAAGAAAGTCCAACTCGGCTGAAAATTATTGAACTGACGGCTGAGCATCGACGAATTGGAGAAATTCTAGGATCGCGCAACAAATTAGAAGTCCCTGAACAAGCGAAAGATCGAGTGCTCAATGCGATTCACGCAATCTCTGGACTGGTGACCGTTCATTCAGATATCGGTGGTGGTGTGAGTGCTGAAGAAGTACCTGCTGACCCAACTCCTAATTTTCATCTTCTGCCTGCACGATCCGGGCTGAGAGTTGCCGTATTAGTTCGTCCCTTTGCAACGGGTGGATCATACTATCGTCCTGGAATGGGCGGAGAAACTGTCATTGCAGAAGTCGAAGGTCAGCGATTACAGACTACACGAGACCTGAAGCTAGAACGAAAATTGGCAAATGATGCCATGCTCGACTGCGATATTTTAATGGAACATGAGCAAGAAGATGGCGAATGGCTCATTGAAGATCCAGAGGATTGTTTGGAGCTATTGCTAGAGCTTCAGGAATTGGGCGATCGCATTATTATTTCTCATCCCGAAGGTGAAAAGTTCCGCATTCGCCGCGAAGTTGGAATCGGCAATTTTCAGATGAAGATTCAACGCCAGCGAGATTGGTTTGAAGCCAGCGGTGAACTGAGAATTGACGAAGACTCAGTGCTGGAAATGCAACGGCTGTTAGAACTATTAGGACAATCGAACAGTCGATTTATTCGTCTAGAAGATGGTCAGTTTCTCGCACTCACCAAAGAGTTTCGCAAACGACTCGATGAATTTCGAGCGATCGCAGAACAGCAAGGCAAGAAAACCCGATTTCATCCACTTGCCGCAGTTGCGATCGAGGATTGGATCGATGAAATTGGCGAACTAGAAGCCGATCGATATTGGCAAAAACACATTCAAAAACTCAAAGAAGTAGAATCTCTCGATCCGGTTCTTCCTTCAACCTTACAAGCCGAACTTCGCGACTATCAAATCGAAGGATTTCGCTGGATGGCAAAGCTTGCTCACTGGGGCGTAGGAGCCTGTTTAGCCGATGGAATGGGATTAGGTAAAACGTTGCAATCGATCGCCTTAATCCTCACTCGTGCTGCGAATGGAGCAACGTTAGTCATCGCTCCAACTTCGGTGTGCTTGAACTGGATTAGTGAAGTTGAGCGTTTTGCTCCAACGTTGAATGTTGTGCAATTTGGAAGTGGCGATCGCCAAAAAGTTCTCGATCGTCTACAACCGTTTGACATTTTGATTTGCAGCTATGGCTTACTTCAGCAAGATGACGTTGCCCAAAAGCTAGCTCAAATCGAATGGCAAACCATTGTGCTCGATGAAGCTCAATCGATTAAGAACTTTGCAACTAAGCGATCGCAAGCTGCAATGAACCTCAGAGGCGGTTTCAAACTGATTACAACCGGAACCCCGATCGAGAATCACTTAGGCGAATTGTGGAATCTATTCCGATTTATCAATCCTGGCTTACTCGGTTCACTGGAGCAATTTAACGAACGTTTTGCGACTCCAATCGAACGATTTGAAGATAAACAAGCCCGAACTCGCTTAAGAAAACTGATTCAACCGTTCATCCTGCGCCGGACTAAAACCCAAGTCTTACAAGAACTACCTTCTCGAACTGAGATTGTCCTGCATGTCGAGTTAAGTCCTGACGAACGGCTTTTCTATGAAGCGCTGAGAAAAAGTGCAATGCAGCGTCTTGCAGAATCCGACGCAACTGCGGGACAAAAGCACTTGCAAGTCTTAGCTGAGATTATGAAGCTTCGTCGATCGTGCTGTAATACTCGATTAGTAACTCCCGACTCTCCACTTCCTAGTGCGAAGCTGCAACTGTTTAGCGAAGTGCTAGAAGAATTGCTTGATAACAAACATAAAGTTCTCGTCTTTAGTCAATTCGTCGATCATCTCAAGATTTTGCAAGAACTATTGAAAGAAAAAGCGATCGCTTATCAATACCTCGATGGCTCCACTTCAACCCCTGAACGCAAGAAGCGGATTAATGCCTTCCAAGCAGGTGAAGGCGATGTGTTCTTAATTAGCCTGAAAGCAGGAGGAACAGGACTCAATCTGACAGCCGCAGACTATGTGATTCATATGGATCCGTGGTGGAATCCAGCCGTTGAAGATCAAGCTAGCGATCGTGCACACCGAATTGGTCAGCAGCGTCCTGTGACAATCTATCGACTCGTGGCAAAAGACACGATCGAAGATAAGATTGTCGATCTCCATCAACACAAACGCGAGCTAGCAGATAGCTTACTAGAAGGCACAGAAGTCAGCGGCAAAATCTCGACCGATGAACTGCTTCACTTGATTCAAGAAGGTTAA
- a CDS encoding HNH endonuclease, translating to MSNYIPVELRNQIEISDRGRCCYCLTQAVNSGIDLSFDHILPRSKGGKTVFENVCLACRACNEFKSDTTESTDPLTATTVPLFNPRCQNWNDHFTWSEDGTTVEGLTVVGRSTILALQMNRAIIRVARKRWVSSGWHPPKD from the coding sequence GTGTCAAACTACATTCCAGTTGAGCTACGAAATCAGATTGAAATCAGCGATCGCGGTCGGTGCTGCTACTGTTTGACTCAAGCAGTCAACAGTGGAATTGATCTATCCTTTGATCACATTCTTCCACGCTCAAAGGGAGGAAAAACAGTCTTTGAAAATGTCTGCCTTGCTTGTCGAGCCTGCAACGAATTCAAATCAGATACGACAGAATCTACTGACCCACTCACTGCAACCACCGTTCCCTTGTTCAATCCACGCTGTCAAAACTGGAATGATCACTTTACCTGGAGTGAGGATGGTACAACTGTCGAAGGGCTAACTGTAGTTGGGCGATCGACGATTTTGGCATTGCAGATGAATCGAGCAATTATTCGAGTCGCTCGAAAACGTTGGGTATCGAGTGGATGGCATCCACCTAAAGATTGA